The genome window GTCGGAGTACAAGCTGCAGCAGTTCGAGTGCTTCCCGATCACCCCGCGGTTCGAGGTCCACGACGTCGTGGCTGTCGAGCATCCGAAGGGAGTCGCCGGGGCCCTCGCCGACGAAGCGGTCGCCATGACGTCGGCCGTCTTGCAGCACTTCGCCCGCTGCCTCTACTACGGCTTGGCGTATGACCCGAAGGGCTTCCCTGGCCTTAACGAGCTGATTCCCGACCGCAACGTCATTGACGCCGGCGGGACGGGCGATGCCCAGCAGACGAGCGTCTACCTGTTCCGCGTCAGCGAGCAGGACCTGCAGTTCGTCTACGGTCACAACGGCTCGATCAAGATGGGCGATCCCCGTGAGGAGACGCTCACCGGAGCCAACGGCAAGCCCATGAACGGCTGGGTCCAGACCATGATGGCCCACCTGGGCCTTATGACCCGCACGCCGCGGACGATGGTCAAGATCAAGGGCGTCAGCCTCCTGCATCCGCTGACCGACGCCCACCTCGGCGACGCGATGACGCGTTTCCCCGCCGGCCGCGGCCCCTCGGGGATCTGGCTGAACCGGATCGGGATGGAATCGCTGGTCCAGTCCCGGACCACAGAGCTGCTCCCCCGCCCGGCGATGCCGTCGGACTGGAACGGCACTCCGTTCCGCCTGACCGAGGCGATCGTCACCGGCGAAGAGGGAGTCATCCCGTCCCAGGATGACGAAGTCGACCTGTCGTTCAAGAACAGCGTCGTCGCCGAGTAAGCCCCGCGGCCGCCGCCCACTTCTGCGGCGCGAGATCCGGACCGGGAGGAGCGGTTCTCCTCCCTTTTCTTTCGCTCACACTCCTCACCCGAGGCTTTCATGTTGACCCGCAAAGACGCCCTGTTGTCGGTGTCGAAGGCGCTGCCCAACGGGGCCGCGACCATCGCCTCCGACCCGATCGACCTCGGAAAGGGCCCCAAGCTCTCCGATGGCGAGCTCCTCCTCGAGATCCCGGCCCTCGCGACCGGCCTCCTGCCGGACACGCAGACCGTGACCTACACGATCGAGTCCTGTGCCGACGCGGCGTTCGGCTCGGGAGTCGTCTCCCACGCCCAGGGGACCGTTCAGACGGGTGCCGGCGGCGCCGGCGCGGCGGCCACGAAGGTCCGCCACAAGCCCGCCTCCACGTCCCACCGTTACTGGCGGGCGAAGGCGATCAAGACCGGGGCGGCCAACGCCTCGGCCGCGTCGCTGACCCTCTCCTATGTGACCTGAGACACGGCTTCGGGCCGCGGGCGTCCTCGGCTCTTGAATTCCGCAGCCGAGAACTCAC of Planctomyces sp. SH-PL14 contains these proteins:
- a CDS encoding major capsid protein, yielding MARPTLLDMAKLRADDGVVDLLDEAMIDAPELRYITGMPIVGSSFKSLVRIKLPRVGFSNANNGVDPGKSEYKLQQFECFPITPRFEVHDVVAVEHPKGVAGALADEAVAMTSAVLQHFARCLYYGLAYDPKGFPGLNELIPDRNVIDAGGTGDAQQTSVYLFRVSEQDLQFVYGHNGSIKMGDPREETLTGANGKPMNGWVQTMMAHLGLMTRTPRTMVKIKGVSLLHPLTDAHLGDAMTRFPAGRGPSGIWLNRIGMESLVQSRTTELLPRPAMPSDWNGTPFRLTEAIVTGEEGVIPSQDDEVDLSFKNSVVAE